From the Devosia sp. FJ2-5-3 genome, the window TCGCCCCGAGATCGAGGCAGAGCTCGTTGACCTGCGTGACTTCAACCTTCCCTTCTTCGACGAAGTCGCCTCGAACGCCTGGGCTCCAAGCCAGAACCCGGAAGCCGTTCGCTGGCAGAAGAAAATCGGCGAATTCGACGCCTATATCTTCGTCGTTGCCGAATACAACCGTGCCATCACCGGCGCGCTGAAGAACGCCATCGATCAGGCCTATGTCGAGTGGAACAAGAAGACCTTCGGCGCTGTGGGCTATGGTTCGGTCGGCGGTGCCCGCGCGATTGAAAACCTGCGCACCATCGGTGTCGAACTGCAGATGGCGTCGACCCGTTCGGCTGTGCACATCGCCGGCGCGGACTTCTTCTCGGTGCACCCGGGCTTCGGTGGCACCAAGACGCTCGCCGACCTCGAAGGCGCTATCGGCCCGTCGGCCAAGGACATGCTGGACCAGCTGATCTGGTGGGGCACGGCAACCAAGGCCGCCCGCGAAGACGAAGCTGAGACCGCTCAGGCCGCCGAATAATAGTATTCGAAGACCTCCAAATCTTCGTTTACCTGGCAGGGGTCGTTCCGAAAGGAGCGATCCCTGCTGGTTTTGAACCAAACAATGCTATGGGTGTTGTGTGTGATCGGGCGCGGGTGTATAGCGGCGCCCGCCTTAGCAACAGAGAGCCCCGCTTCTCATGACGCGCTCCAATACGTTCGGCCCCGCGGCCGGGGCGGTAGCGACCGATCAGGCCAGCCACGCAAAATCAAATCTGCCAATCCTCACCCTGGGGGCCATTGGTGTCGTGTATGGCGATATCGGCACCAGCCCGATCTACGCCTTCCGCCAGGCCATGCATGTGCGGCCCGGGGTGGCGTCGTCCCATCTTGAAGTCCTGGGTCTGCTGTCGCTGATTGTCTGGGCGCTCACGCTCACCGTGGCGGTCAAATACGTCTTCTTCGTCACCCGGGCCGACAATAATGGCGAGGGTGGCACGCTGTCTCTGATGGCCCTGGCACGCAAGACCTTTGCCAAGCCGCCGGCCTGGATCACCTTCCTCGGCGTTTTGGGTGCTGCCCTGTTCTTCGGCGACGCCATCATCACGCCGGCCATTTCAGTGTTATCCGCCGTCGAAGGCCTTGACCTCGTGGCGCCGGGCATGGGGCGCTGGGTGGTCCCCATCACCCTCGTGATCATCCTGGGCATATTCGCCGTGCAGCGCTTCGGCACGGCCAAAGTGTCGATAGTTTTCGGCCCGATCACCGCGATCTGGTTTCTCACCCTGGGCATTTCGGGGCTCTTCCACATCATCGACTACCCGGCAGTCCTTTCGGCGCTCAATCCAATTCTGGGCGTCCAGTTTCTCATCTCCCATTTCGGCATTGCCTTTGTGGTGATGGGCGCGATCTTCTTGGCCGTCACCGGTGCGGAGGCGCTTTATGTCGACCTCGGCCATTTTGGTCGCAAGCCGATCGTCCTGGCGTGGTTCGGCCTCGTGTTTCCCTGCCTGCTGCTCAACTATTTCGGGCAGGGCGCCTATGTGCTCGAACGTGGCATCGAGAATGTCGGCAGCCCGTTCTTCGAGATGCAGCCAGAGTGGGCCTTGCTGCCCTTCGTCATCCTGGCCACCATGGCGACGATCATCGCCAGCCAGGCGGTGATCACCGGCACGTTCAGCCTTGCCCAGCAGGCCATCGCACTCAACATGCTGCCCCGCATGGTGGTTCAGCACACGTCAGAAACCCAAAGCGGCCAGATCTACATGCCCCAGATCAATGCCATGTTGATGATCGGCGTTCTGGTGCTGGTCGCCGCCTTCGGCAGTTCTGCGGCGCTGTCCAACGCCTATGGTATCGCGGTGTCGGGCGTCATGGGCGTGACCCTGGCGCTGCTGGTCGTGGTGATGTGGCGCAATTGGAAGTGGTCTCCCATCGCCGTCGTGTTGTTCGGGCTGATCTTCCTCATCATTGATGGGGTGTTCTTTGCCGCCAATGCTGCAAAGCTCTTTCAGGGTGGCTGGGTGCCGGCAGTGGTGGCGCTGGCAGTAGCGCTTGTCATGTGGAGCTGGATGGCAGGCCGCCGCCGCCTATCCGACAAGACGCGTCGTGACGAGGTGCCGCTCCAGTTCCTGGTCGACAATCTTGCCCGCAAGAAGCCGACCACCGTTCCGGGTACCGCCATCTTCCTCACCAGCGACATCGAAGGCGCGCCCACAGCGCTTCTCCATAGTCTCAAGCATTACAAGGTGCTGCATGAGCAGAATGTCATCCTCACCGTGCGGACGTCAGTCTCGCCCCGTGTGCCGGACGACGAAAAGGTGACCATCGACGCCTATAACGAGCTGTTCTCGCGGGTGATCGTCACTTTTGGCTATATGGAAACGCCCAATATTCCGAAGGCGCTGGTCTTGGCGCGGCGGCTCGGCTGGAAGTTCGACATCATGTCGACCTCCTTCTTCCTCTCCCGTCGCTCGCTCAAGCTGGGGCAGAAAACCGGGCTCCTGCGCTTCTGGCAGGATCGGGTCTTCATCCGGCTGGCGCGCAATGCGAGCGACGCCACCGAATACTTCCATATTCCCACCGGTCGTGTGGTGGAGATCGGCACACAGGTGGTGATGTAGCCGGGCGGGGCTACTTCACCATGTCCGGGCAGACATAGGGCACCGCGGCCGGCGCGAAGCGTTGCTCGAGCACCTCCGCGCCGAGCTTGAGATTGAGCACCAGTTCGGTCTCCGAGAGTGCGGTTATATCGGCATTGATCGTCATGCCGTCTTCGTCCCAGGAGATTGCGCTCTCGGACACCTGCTGCCAGCTCGAAAGCCGATAGGTCTCCCAGCAGCTGTCCGACACCAGCGTGCCGTCTTCGAGGAAGATGTGCATGACGCCGGGCAAGCCGCTGTCATCGTCCTGGCGCACCCAGACCTTGTTGAGCAGCGGCGCGTTCTTCACCCGCTCCTCCGGCTCGATGCTGGTTTCTTCGGTGTCCTGCGCAAAGGCGGGCCCTGCGGCCCCTGCCGCGAACCCCCATGCCGCGAGCAATGCCAGAATGGCGGCCTTGGTATCCATGCAATTCTCCCGCTTCATTGGCCCCCAACAGACGCCGCCATCACGGCGAAAATGGGATGGCGACGTTCATCTTTAGGTCATGGCCAAGGGGCAATGGCACTTGCCCCTTGCTCGAAACGCTCTAGCTGCGAATGCCCAGGACTTTGTCGCGGCCGAGCACGCGGCGGGTCTGGATCGGCCACAGCGAGTAGTCCTCCTCCAGCACGCGAGCCGCATGCGCCGCCCAATTGGGGTCGTCGAGCGCGCCGCGGGCGAGCGCGATGAAATCGGCTTCGCCGTCGACCAGAATGCGTTCGGCCTCGTTGATGTCA encodes:
- a CDS encoding NAD(P)H-dependent oxidoreductase gives rise to the protein MSKLKVGVIISSTRPTRFGELPAKWILEKANARPEIEAELVDLRDFNLPFFDEVASNAWAPSQNPEAVRWQKKIGEFDAYIFVVAEYNRAITGALKNAIDQAYVEWNKKTFGAVGYGSVGGARAIENLRTIGVELQMASTRSAVHIAGADFFSVHPGFGGTKTLADLEGAIGPSAKDMLDQLIWWGTATKAAREDEAETAQAAE
- a CDS encoding potassium transporter Kup — protein: MTRSNTFGPAAGAVATDQASHAKSNLPILTLGAIGVVYGDIGTSPIYAFRQAMHVRPGVASSHLEVLGLLSLIVWALTLTVAVKYVFFVTRADNNGEGGTLSLMALARKTFAKPPAWITFLGVLGAALFFGDAIITPAISVLSAVEGLDLVAPGMGRWVVPITLVIILGIFAVQRFGTAKVSIVFGPITAIWFLTLGISGLFHIIDYPAVLSALNPILGVQFLISHFGIAFVVMGAIFLAVTGAEALYVDLGHFGRKPIVLAWFGLVFPCLLLNYFGQGAYVLERGIENVGSPFFEMQPEWALLPFVILATMATIIASQAVITGTFSLAQQAIALNMLPRMVVQHTSETQSGQIYMPQINAMLMIGVLVLVAAFGSSAALSNAYGIAVSGVMGVTLALLVVVMWRNWKWSPIAVVLFGLIFLIIDGVFFAANAAKLFQGGWVPAVVALAVALVMWSWMAGRRRLSDKTRRDEVPLQFLVDNLARKKPTTVPGTAIFLTSDIEGAPTALLHSLKHYKVLHEQNVILTVRTSVSPRVPDDEKVTIDAYNELFSRVIVTFGYMETPNIPKALVLARRLGWKFDIMSTSFFLSRRSLKLGQKTGLLRFWQDRVFIRLARNASDATEYFHIPTGRVVEIGTQVVM